The following proteins are encoded in a genomic region of Peromyscus maniculatus bairdii isolate BWxNUB_F1_BW_parent chromosome 12, HU_Pman_BW_mat_3.1, whole genome shotgun sequence:
- the LOC102912896 gene encoding olfactory receptor 5AC1-like, giving the protein MEGNRTLLTEFVLRGITDRPELQVPLFLVFFFIYVTTMVGNLGLIFLIWKDPHLHTPMYLFLGNLAFADACTSSSVTPKMLMKFLNKNDMISMGECFAQFYFFCFSATTEIFLLVAMAYDRYVAICNPLHYAVVMSKRLCTVLISMSYIIGFLNPIVHVGLLFRLTFCRSNVIDHFYCEIMPIYTISCTDPSLNALVAFIFASSIQISTSVTIVVSYARVLFAVLNMKSKKGRKKAFFTCSAHLLSVSLFYGTLLFMYVSPGSGSGKHQDKMYSLFYTVVIPLLNPFIYSLRNKEVLSALKKVIK; this is encoded by the coding sequence ATGGAAGGAAACAGGACCCTGCTGACTGAGTTTGTTCTCAGAGGAATAACAGATCGTCCAGAGCTGCAAGTCCCCCTCTTCCTGGTGTTCTTCTTCATCTATGTCACCACCATGGTGGGCAACCTTGGCTTAATCTTTCTCATCTGGAAGGATCCCCACCTTCACACTCCCATGTACCTTTTCCTTGGGAATTTAGCCTTTGCTGATGCCTGTACTTCGTCCTCTGTGACTCCAAAGATgcttatgaaatttttaaataagaatgacaTGATATCCATGGGTGAGTGTTTtgcccaattttattttttttgttttagtgcaACCACAGAAATTTTCTTATTGGTAgcgatggcctatgaccgctatgtagcCATATGTAACCCTCTGCACTATGCAGTTGTGATGTCCAAAAGACTCTGCACTGTGTTAATAAGTATGTCATATATAATTGGTTTCCTAAATCCTATAGTTCATGTGGGATTATTATTCAGATTAACGTTCTGTAGGTCTAATGTTATTGATCATTTCTACTGTGAAATCATGCCAATCTATACAATCTCTTGCACGGATCCATCTCTTAATGCGTTGGtggcttttatttttgcttcctcCATACAAATCAGCACCTCTGTGACCATTGTAGTCTCTTATGCCCGTGTTCTATTTGCTGTCCTGAACATGAAGTCTaagaagggcagaaagaaagcctTCTTCACCTGCAGtgcccacctgctgtctgtctctttgttctATGGCACTCTCCTCTTCATGTATGTGAGTCCTGGGTCGGGATCAGGCAAACACCAGGACAAAATGTATTCACTGTTTTACACAGTTGTGATTCCTCTGCTAAACCCCTTTATTTATAGCTTAAGAAACAAGGAAGTTTTAAGTGCTCtgaaaaaagtcataaaatgA